DNA from Diabrotica virgifera virgifera chromosome 10, PGI_DIABVI_V3a:
gcattaatgacaaagtttttattttataaccacagttactagaGAGGgcatttctgaagaattatttcttgtggtttaaaatatttatttaattgcaagaaaatttcttgttcacaaatataaatatgcattaacttaacattatatttcttatactgcaaaatatttgtagttttcaatttaagaaataaaaactttaggataagaaaattaaatgtagccattaatgcatttcttagtattgaagaaattatctgtaagaaattattgagttgtgtttaaaaaactcgtttctttatatgtgaaccggtatgtttaagttaataggatatgttaacttttaagaaatattgctcaaagaaatcggtgttttaggagaaaagaaattgttctctcggtgtatatGAGGACATTCAAAATTAGCATAAGAAATTTATTAAAACCTTATGTAGGgacttatatttgtttttttttaataattgagataatgtaaataaataaatggacatttcaaacaataattataggttaaaataataatatttaacatttaagATGTTAGTTTTATACAGAAGTAATAATTCTGATCTGAAATGccttaaaatcaattaaaataaataataatacaaaaataactCTATAGGATGGTGGATGACATACTAATTTGACATAGTATGTTAAAAAAAGAAGGAATTGAAGTTTTCTATTTGTcataatgttttttgtttttcgtttggaatgttctggaataaaaattgaataaaaagagGTGTCACAATGACAAAAGGAGGCAGTCAAGAAATTAGAAATGAAGCCATAAATTTGATAGAGAAAAAGATttgaaaattaacagaaaatataataatttagcaTAAACATGATAAATTTGGTATAATCGAAAagaaattagataaatatttgaaGAAAACTTACTTATAATTTGGTAAAGTATcctttaatatataaaaatactatgTATCCTGAATTTGAACCAGCATAGTGTGGATAATTTATTAGAAATATAAAACATGATAAATTTGGTATAATCGAAGagaaattagataaatatttgaaGAAAACTTACTTATAATTTGGTAAAGTATcctttaatatataaaaatactatgTATCCTGAATTTGAACCAGCATAGTGTGGATAATTTAttagaaatataaaaaagaatttGCGAAGTATCCATAattgtaaatattaataatttttgaaacaatatattaataataatatccTGTTTCCTGATCCTGGAGTTGAAAGTTGAATTAAAATTGAgaagaaagaaaagaaatattttgacagttttgacacTGACAATTGACCTGGTCTTACATCCATTAATTTTTCAGCCATCCAACaattcaaattttataaaatattaataagaaGGCATTCAGTGACAGTAATTATAAGGTACTggaatttgttttatttaattgtaggAAGTTTTTCAAGTTAAAGTTATTGTTTTTCAAATTTagatttctatattttttttttgttatcacatttaaacattcaattttatgttcaatttagattataataaaaacatttaaaaaactatttaacaaaCTAATTCTTTCAGAACCGCGACAAAACCCTATTTCACAATAATATCCattataaatatcaaaaataatatatcATTACAAATATGGCGTCACAACGTAGGACCTCCTAATTAAAAGAATTAGTTTGTTAAAATAAATGCTCTCATATAATTGAAATAATTTTGATTAGAatcaattttatattttattttaaattggatTTTAACAAGTAAGATCTCAAAAATGTCTCAAGGAAGGAAAGGTTTAAGAAACAAAAAGAACGAAGAAGATGTGGAAGTGGAAGAAAATGTGGAAGTGGACGGAGAAACTCAGCAGGCGGAACAAGAGCAGAGTGTAGCTCCAGTTCTACAAGAGACAACAGGAATAACACAAGAACAAGAGGAAAATGTCAATATGACAGCATTGATGTCTTTAATGATGCAGATCAACAAAAAACTGGAAGAAAATTCTAAAGAAATCaaagaagatatgaaaaaaatggaacaaaaattggaagagaattccagaaaaatggaagaaaataatgCTAAAATTGTGAAACGATTAGAAAAACAGATGGATGAAAAATTTGATGCTTTAGAAAAAAATTAGCAAGTGAAATAAAAGATATACGTAATGACTACaagaaaataatagaaaatgaaaagaaagaaataaatatgattattaaagataataatatagatatggAACGGAACATAGAAATCCAAAAATATAACTTAGAAGCAAAAATTTACGAAGAAAGgagaaaaactgaagaaaaattaGATGATATGCTACAAAATATCCAAACAAGCAACCATCAAATAAGGAATGTAGAACAGAGAATAGAAGACATTTCACAAATAAGAGACATAGGGAGACCTTACTTGAATTTAACAAATGAGACAGGTATAAAATTCTCTGGTAACATAAAAATTTTACATCCTAGAGTATACATAAATagtttaaaacataaattaagatCAGTGAATAATATTAATGATATAAAAGATTATATTAGAATGACATTAAGTGACAATGCAGCAACCTGGTTTGCCAGCATTGAAAACGATTTAGATAATCTGCaaacatttgaaaataaattCTTAAATTATTATTGGGGTGAATTAGAACAAGCTAGATTTAGGGAAGTTTTATATTTTGGAAAGTATAATCGCAATTTAAGTTTAAATACGGTAGATTATGCTTTAAAATTAATAACTGTTGCAAAATATTTAGAACCACCACTTAGAGAAGACGAAACAGTTTTGAACGTTTCTAGACACTTTGATGCGGACGTTGTGCAAACAGTCACAGTACAAAACATTCAAACAGTAGACAGTTTTATTAACTTTATTCAAAGAGTACAAAGAGGTTATATTACAAGTAATAATAGTAAAAATAGACAATCATATAACAATAATAGGTATGGTAGTAATTCtcaaaattttaataacaacAATAATACTAGTTATGAGAGACAAGGTAATAGAgagaattttaataataatactaATGATAATAGACAAGAGCGACAAGGTAATAGAgagaattttaataataataattattataataggCAAGATTTTAACACCAGGAGAAATGCACAAAGATATAATTACAACAGACAGGTAAATTATGTAAGGGGTCAGAGCTGCGAAGACAGTCAACGGAATAGTACATGGCAAGAAAATATGAATAGTAGAAGTGAAAGCAGTGAAAGACATCGAGAATTAGATCCAAATGATCAGACACAATCTGACAATCCTAATAATCCAAATTTTATGTAGAGGACTTTCTGAATTTCAAGTTGGGCCATTGTCATTATGAAAAACCTTCGGAATTTATTTCTTtagatgaatataaaaattttgaatctattaatttaatttatataaatGCTATGGCCCAAAATAACATGATTAAggttatgattgatactggttcagaaAGTACTCTAGTCtcggaaaattttatttttaatacattaaaATTAACAGATATAATCAagattccaaaaattaaaataataggtGCAAATAATAAGAAGCTGGGAGAAATTAATAAACTggttaattttaaaattgatattcTTAATAAACAAATTAGTATGCAAGGATTTATTGTCAAGAACTTATGTGTTGACATTTTAATGGGAAATGACAAACTGGAAAAGAATAAAGTAAAGAtagattttgaagaaaaaatggTAACTTTGGAAGGGAAAAAAATAGAGTTTATGGAGAGAGAAGAGGTGGAACAAGGAATAAGAGTTGATGGTAGAATATTACAagaaaataattatgttgatgaAG
Protein-coding regions in this window:
- the LOC126893100 gene encoding GATA zinc finger domain-containing protein 4-like; protein product: MERNIEIQKYNLEAKIYEERRKTEEKLDDMLQNIQTSNHQIRNVEQRIEDISQIRDIGRPYLNLTNETGIKFSGNIKILHPRVYINSLKHKLRSVNNINDIKDYIRMTLSDNAATWFASIENDLDNLQTFENKFLNYYWGELEQARFREVLYFGKYNRNLSLNTVDYALKLITVAKYLEPPLREDETVLNVSRHFDADVVQTVTVQNIQTVDSFINFIQRVQRGYITSNNSKNRQSYNNNRYGSNSQNFNNNNNTSYERQGNRENFNNNTNDNRQERQGNRENFNNNNYYNRQDFNTRRNAQRYNYNRQVNYVRGQSCEDSQRNSTWQENMNSRSESSERHRELDPNDQTQSDNPNNPNFM